The following are from one region of the Corylus avellana chromosome ca1, CavTom2PMs-1.0 genome:
- the LOC132167416 gene encoding flavonol synthase/flavanone 3-hydroxylase-like — protein MDVQRVQGLAFSGLKELPEQFIRPAHERPENSKAMEGVSVPIISLSQPHDVLVKQVALACQEWGFFLVTDHGLSPSLTQRLQEVGQEFFRLPQEEKEAYANDAATGKFEGYGTKMTKNSDEKVEWIDYFFHFMSPPPKVNYGIWPKNPPAYREVTEEYNKEMVRITDELLELLSEGLGLEGKVLKSSLRDEEMEVEMKINMYPPCPQPQLALGVEPHTDMSALTLLVPNDVPGLQVSKDGNWVAVDYFPNALFVHVGDQIEVLSNGKYKSVLHRSLVNKERTRMSWAVFIVPPQEATIGPLPQLVNDANPPKYSTKTYAEYRYRKFNKLPQ, from the exons ATGGACGTGCAGAGAGTGCAGGGCTTGGCTTTTAGCGGCCTGAAGGAGCTGCCGGAGCAGTTCATCCGCCCAGCCCACGAGCGGCCGGAGAACAGCAAGGCCATGGAGGGGGTGAGTGTGCCAATCATCTCACTTTCTCAGCCGCATGACGTGCTCGTTAAACAAGTTGCTTTGGCGTGCCAGGAGTGGGGGTTCTTCCTCGTCACCGATCACGGCCTATCACCGTCGTTGACCCAACGGCTACAAGAGGTGGGACAGGAGTTCTTCCGGCTCCCACAAGAGGAAAAGGAGGCCTATGCAAACGACGCCGCTACTGGAAAGTTCGAAGGGTACGGGACCAAGATGACTAAGAACAGCGATGAGAAGGTCGAGTGGATTGACTACTTCTTCCATTTCATGTCTCCTCCTCCTAAGGTCAATTATGGTATATGGCCCAAAAACCCTCCTGCTTACAG GGAAGTGACAGAAGAATATAACAAAGAAATGGTAAGAATAACAGACGAGCTATTGGAGCTGCTGTCAGAGGGGCTTGGTTTGGAAGGGAAGGTTTTGAAGTCCAGTTTAAGGGATGAAGAAATGGAGGTGGAGATGAAAATAAACATGTACCCACCATGCCCACAACCCCAACTGGCTCTTGGGGTTGAACCTCATACTGACATGTCTGCTCTCACTTTACTTGTCCCCAACGATGTTCCAGGCCTTCAAGTCTCCAAAGATGGCAACTGGGTTGCCGTCGATTACTTCCCAAATGCACTTTTTGTCCATGTCGGTGATCAGATTGAG GTGCTGAGCAACGGGAAGTACAAGAGTGTTCTTCACAGGAGTTTGGTGAACAAAGAACGCACACGCATGTCGTGGGCGGTGTTCATTGTGCCTCCACAGGAGGCGACGATTGGGCCACTTCCACAGCTTGTGAATGATGCAAATCCACCCAAATATTCAACCAAGACCTACGCTGAGTATCGCTACCGGAAATTCAATAAGCTCCCACAGTGA
- the LOC132166978 gene encoding uncharacterized protein LOC132166978: MSFSAIHHLLLLLKLDLSNQNPSLFPTPTPTPHPLPFFTHKPPKRSNPVSRRVHSAPPLPRISSRNCVNNHFVSEILILLTFSSLLLCLRLFSNVFLPDFPSRWSNLVAFSAEAEVRASSYPWHVWQAIVAYEDQRFFTHCGIDPVGIARAVLSFSALGGGSTITQQLVKNTFLKNERTLPRKIVEMVLALALERTMSKRRILSCYVNKIYWGHGIYDIKSASLFYFGKHPSLLSLGESAMLAGIIPAPELRSPLRDLNRGKTFQARVLRRMVEVGSLDIETALLVVKQSLQLRVDMSEYADGLLHLLPFSKEGLDASSKLNQGGTISILKDVWNWERESMICEAWEDMERWANKVRPIVHGTSAKKFWL, encoded by the exons ATGAGCTTCAGTGCCATCCACCATCTTCTTCTCCTACTGAAGCTCGATCTCTCGAACCAAAACCCAAGTCTTTTTCCTACTCCTACTCCAACTCCACATCCACTCCCTTTCTTCACCCACAAACCTCCAAAACGTTCCAACCCAGTGAGCAGGCGAGTCCACTCGGCCCCCCCATTGCCACGGATATCCTCTCGGAACTGCGTAAACAACCACTTCGTCTCGGAAATACTAATCCTATTGACGTTTTCCTCGCTCCTTCTCTGCCTCCGGCTCTTCTCCAATGTCTTCCTACCTGATTTTCCCAGTCGGTGGAGTAACCTTGTTGCTTTCTCCGCAGAAGCCGAAGTCAGAGCAAGTTCTTATCCTTGGCATGTGTGGCAAGCCATTGTCGCTTACGAGGACCAGCGCTTCTTCACGCATTGTGGGATTGACCCGGTCGGGATTGCCCGTGCGGTGTTGTCATTTTCGGCTCTTGGGGGCGGCAGCACCATTACCCAACAG CTTGTCAAAAACACCTTCCTAAAGAATGAACGCACTCTTCCTAGAAAAATAGTTGAGATGGTGTTGGCTCTAGCATTGGAGAGGACAATGTCAAAAAGGAGAATTCTTAGCTGCTATGTGAATAAG ATTTACTGGGGACATGGTATTTACGACATTAAATCAGCATCACTTTTCTACTTTGGGAAGCATCCATCTCTTCTAAGTTTGGGGGAGTCTGCAATGCTTGCTGGGATTATACCTGCCCCAGAACTTCGATCACCACTCAGGGATCTTAACAG GGGGAAGACCTTCCAAGCTAGAGTCTTGAGGAGGATGGTGGAAGTTGGTTCTCTTGATATTGAAACGGCACTTTTGGTTGTGAAACAATCTCTTCAACTGCGTGTTGATATGTCAGAATATGCTGATGGATTGTTGCACCTATTACCTTTTTCCAAGGAG GGACTTGATGCGTCCAGCAAACTGAACCAAGGAGGAACTATCTCAATTTTAAAGGATGTATGGAACTGGGAAAGAGAGAGCATGATATGTGAAGCATGGGAAGATATGGAAAGATGGGCCAATAAGGTGCGGCCAATTGTGCATGGAACTTCAGCAAAAAAATTCTGGTTGTAG
- the LOC132167442 gene encoding flavonol synthase/flavanone 3-hydroxylase-like: protein MSYEKPPTVLSLIRAQSPLCAVLFTNQKKMDMQRVQDLAFGGLKELPEQFIRPAHERPENSKAMEGVSVPVISLSQPHDVLVKQVALACQEWGFFLVTDHGLSPSLIQRLQEVGQEFFRLPQEEKEAYANDAATGKFEGYGTKMTKNSDEKVEWLDYFFHFMSPPSKVNYGIWPKNHPAYREVTEEYNKEMVRITDELLELQSEGLGLEGNVLKSSLRDEEMEVEMKINMYPPCPQPQLALGVEPHTDMSALTLLVPNDVPGLQVSKDGNWIAVDYFPNALFVHVGDQIEVLSNGKYKSVLHRSLVNKERTRMSWAVFIAPPLEATIGPLPQLVNDENPPKYSTKTYAEYRYRKFNKLPQ, encoded by the exons ATGTCATATGAGAAGCCACCAACCGTTTTGTCTCTAATTCGGGCACAATCACCTCTCTGCGCTGTTCTATTCACAAACCAGAAAAAAATGGACATGCAGAGAGTGCAGGACTTGGCTTTTGGCGGCCTGAAAGAGCTGCCGGAGCAGTTCATCCGCCCAGCCCACGAGCGGCCAGAGAACAGCAAGGCCATGGAGGGGGTGAGTGTGCCTGTCATCTCACTATCTCAGCCGCATGACGTGCTCGTTAAACAAGTTGCTTTGGCGTGCCAGGAGTGGGGGTTCTTCCTCGTCACCGATCACGGCCTATCGCCATCGTTGATCCAACGGCTACAAGAGGTGGGCCAGGAGTTCTTTCGGCTCCCACAAGAGGAAAAGGAGGCCTATGCAAACGACGCCGCTACTGGAAAGTTTGAAGGGTACGGGACCAAGATGACCAAGAACAGCGATGAGAAGGTCGAGTGGCTTGACTACTTCTTCCATTTCATGTCTCCTCCTTCTAAGGTCAATTATGGTATATGGCCCAAAAACCATCCTGCTTACAG GGAAGTGACAGAAGAATATAACAAAGAAATGGTAAGAATAACAGACGAGCTATTGGAGCTGCAGTCAGAGGGGCTTGGTTTGGAAGGTAACGTTTTGAAGTCCAGTTTAAGGGATGAAGAAATGGAGGTGGAGATGAAAATAAACATGTACCCACCATGCCCACAACCCCAACTGGCTCTTGGGGTTGAACCTCATACTGACATGTCTGCTCTCACCTTACTTGTCCCCAACGATGTTCCAGGCCTTCAAGTCTCCAAAGATGGCAATTGGATTGCCGTCGATTACTTCCCAAATGCACTTTTTGTCCATGTTGGTGATCAGATTGAG GTGCTGAGCAACGGGAAGTACAAGAGTGTTCTTCACAGGAGTTTGGTGAACAAAGAACGCACACGCATGTCGTGGGCGGTGTTCATTGCGCCTCCACTGGAGGCGACGATTGGGCCACTTCCACAGCTTGTGAATGATGAAAATCCACCCAAATACTCAACCAAGACCTACGCTGAGTATCGCTACCGGAAATTCAATAAGCTCCCACAGTGA